The proteins below are encoded in one region of Aerosakkonema funiforme FACHB-1375:
- a CDS encoding dynamin family protein, with product METEKLNHYKQYGKSIGETVESLSQSLSLPDWVSATLPNALTRLGEAAKKTVDRATSPVKIGVMGEFNAGKTLLLGSLIGYGDALPVSANPTTGNVTAIHLIQQEGFQTTQVEEFAVEYLSDLEVKECLQFMLKEADKRATDASINSEQLKALHRLNVNEIGIWQDTINWCETVWKSSNNLDLRYLLRELILFVRTYERWGILLGKQYSQIDPIVARQGLQLADAEMDIQNLRFEDMPLPAPGKSNQVSIESLQNSFPLIRRVNLKVRVSRDIWDLSGLAGAEEFILLDFPGLGAANSGVRDTFLSLRELEEVQTILIILKGNEPGGATANKIFTMMQQQKPGVNLKERILVGVGRFDQLPLENEGGERILDEMIEENAIDDILPFEDEPLSENSVLEKLKVLKTTVASAQAFTTEKNRIFLLSPLWGLGDLAKNSSNVQVGSPEFMANLDYLFDRGEKSRQLREKWQRLSEKLQGSDRRSTLARQLGDLAENGGIVRLRESILNHVKEHGFKQLLDDTRSAAENLHKQQDELRHLLEGIQQDIPIPENKNFVKLREAIESLVKTYNEFQQDLGKKSLQDRRGVQVSEAIKDELIFRIFSWPHWNLLFQQADDGIIKLPESTNIVDEILGDLEAGDDTSIPVQSEDFYPEFAQMVREMEGFTRETIANPQNGAIALLLNELSAKVQNERNAIAEILPPEKIEEIKQTKRENVRSFQILVQGGTEPKMWLNGLLKKAKVADNSEKKIKPENLFPLARANNNKNGLTFAWGQTGNKTDRTPANNQILVLRLRDEMVASAGLHLVEFASEVNQKFDNSLREFLKGINSDLQKLLQNEVLLRDITAEDMVNRSVPQWWQSLWQITEITYPGG from the coding sequence ATGGAAACGGAAAAGCTAAATCATTATAAACAATATGGCAAATCTATAGGGGAAACAGTAGAATCGCTCTCCCAAAGCTTGTCGCTGCCAGATTGGGTGTCAGCAACTTTACCGAATGCGCTGACACGGCTGGGGGAGGCGGCGAAAAAAACAGTCGATCGCGCTACTTCGCCAGTGAAAATTGGTGTGATGGGAGAATTTAATGCCGGAAAAACTTTACTGTTGGGTAGTTTAATCGGGTACGGGGACGCACTACCGGTGAGTGCTAATCCGACGACGGGTAATGTTACTGCCATTCACTTGATTCAGCAAGAGGGTTTCCAAACGACGCAGGTAGAAGAATTTGCAGTTGAATATCTTTCGGATTTGGAAGTGAAAGAATGTTTGCAATTCATGTTGAAAGAAGCGGATAAGAGAGCGACGGATGCGAGCATAAATTCAGAACAGTTAAAAGCACTGCACAGGTTGAACGTTAACGAGATCGGTATTTGGCAAGATACAATTAATTGGTGCGAGACGGTTTGGAAAAGTAGCAATAATTTGGATTTGCGTTATTTGTTGCGGGAATTAATCTTGTTCGTGCGAACGTATGAAAGATGGGGAATATTGCTCGGTAAACAATATTCGCAAATCGATCCGATCGTCGCTCGTCAAGGACTGCAATTAGCAGATGCAGAAATGGATATCCAAAATCTTAGATTTGAGGATATGCCATTGCCGGCACCTGGGAAATCGAACCAAGTTTCGATTGAATCGTTGCAAAACAGCTTTCCCCTGATTCGGCGCGTGAATCTGAAAGTGAGAGTATCGAGAGATATTTGGGATTTGTCTGGTTTAGCAGGTGCAGAAGAATTTATTTTACTTGATTTTCCCGGATTGGGTGCGGCGAATTCGGGGGTGCGGGATACTTTCTTATCGCTGCGAGAACTGGAAGAAGTACAAACAATTTTGATTATATTAAAAGGTAATGAACCGGGTGGTGCAACTGCGAATAAAATTTTCACGATGATGCAGCAGCAGAAACCGGGGGTTAACCTGAAAGAGCGCATTTTGGTGGGAGTGGGAAGGTTCGATCAGCTACCTTTGGAAAATGAGGGAGGGGAAAGAATCTTAGATGAGATGATTGAGGAAAATGCGATCGATGATATTTTGCCATTTGAGGATGAACCGCTGAGCGAAAATAGCGTTTTGGAAAAACTGAAAGTGTTGAAAACTACTGTCGCTAGCGCTCAAGCATTTACCACGGAGAAAAATCGCATTTTTCTGCTATCGCCGCTGTGGGGATTGGGAGATTTAGCCAAGAATTCCAGTAACGTGCAGGTAGGTTCGCCAGAGTTTATGGCTAACTTAGATTATCTCTTCGATCGCGGGGAGAAGTCCAGACAATTGCGCGAAAAATGGCAGAGATTAAGTGAAAAGCTGCAAGGGTCCGATCGCAGGAGTACGCTAGCTCGACAATTAGGCGATTTAGCTGAAAATGGCGGGATTGTCAGACTGCGAGAATCGATCTTAAATCATGTTAAAGAACATGGTTTCAAACAACTATTAGATGATACCCGCAGTGCTGCGGAAAATTTACATAAACAACAGGATGAGTTGCGTCATCTTTTAGAAGGTATTCAGCAGGATATTCCCATACCGGAAAACAAGAACTTTGTCAAATTGAGAGAAGCGATCGAAAGTTTAGTCAAGACCTACAATGAGTTTCAACAAGATTTAGGTAAAAAAAGTTTGCAGGATCGGCGGGGAGTGCAGGTAAGCGAGGCGATTAAAGATGAGTTAATCTTTCGGATATTTAGCTGGCCGCACTGGAATTTGCTGTTTCAGCAAGCAGATGATGGTATCATTAAATTGCCAGAATCTACAAATATAGTAGATGAGATATTGGGAGATTTGGAAGCGGGAGACGATACGAGCATTCCCGTGCAAAGCGAAGATTTTTATCCCGAATTTGCCCAAATGGTGCGGGAAATGGAAGGTTTCACCCGCGAAACGATCGCCAATCCCCAAAATGGTGCGATCGCGCTATTGCTAAACGAGCTTTCCGCCAAAGTGCAGAACGAGAGAAATGCGATCGCAGAAATTTTGCCGCCAGAAAAAATAGAAGAAATTAAGCAAACAAAACGGGAAAATGTGCGATCGTTTCAGATTTTAGTTCAAGGCGGGACAGAACCGAAAATGTGGCTGAATGGATTGCTGAAAAAAGCTAAAGTGGCAGATAATTCAGAGAAGAAGATTAAACCAGAAAATTTATTTCCCTTAGCGCGTGCAAACAATAATAAAAACGGCTTAACTTTCGCTTGGGGACAAACGGGAAACAAAACCGATCGCACACCTGCGAACAATCAAATTTTAGTATTGCGCCTGCGAGATGAAATGGTGGCTAGTGCGGGTTTGCATTTAGTAGAATTTGCCAGCGAGGTAAATCAGAAATTTGACAACAGCTTGCGAGAATTTCTGAAAGGAATTAATAGCGATTTGCAAAAGTTACTCCAGAATGAAGTGTTGTTGAGAGATATTACCGCAGAAGATATGGTCAATCGATCGGTTCCTCAATGGTGGCAAAGTTTGTGGCAAATTACCGAAATTACTTATCCTGGTGGATAA
- the rpsO gene encoding 30S ribosomal protein S15, whose translation MALTQERKQQLITEYQVHETDTGSTDVQIAILTDRINRLSEHLKANDKDHASRRGLLKLIGQRKRLLSYISKQNVERYQALIGRLGIRG comes from the coding sequence ATGGCCCTCACTCAAGAGCGCAAACAACAACTGATCACCGAATACCAAGTACACGAAACCGACACCGGCTCGACAGATGTGCAAATAGCCATCCTGACCGATCGGATCAACCGCCTCAGCGAACACCTCAAAGCCAATGACAAAGACCACGCTTCTCGGCGAGGCTTGTTAAAACTGATCGGACAACGCAAGCGCCTACTTTCCTATATTTCCAAACAAAATGTCGAGCGCTATCAAGCGTTAATCGGTCGCCTGGGCATTCGCGGTTAA
- a CDS encoding PAM68 family protein produces MPSEPQQESSSGKKRLPFEPKKNSKKATKTSSATPIAAKTEDKPRSVSKENKAIPEAVSQRMVKRMAFFCGIPTSLGISTFILSYIVVSHAWFTLPTPVVVLTSMGFFGLGVLGLSYGVLSASWEEETPGSIFGWEQFTVNWGRMTAAWRSGKQKN; encoded by the coding sequence ATGCCATCAGAACCTCAACAGGAGTCCTCATCCGGTAAGAAACGCTTACCCTTCGAGCCCAAAAAAAATAGCAAAAAAGCGACCAAAACCTCATCTGCGACACCGATTGCGGCCAAAACAGAAGACAAACCGCGATCGGTCAGCAAAGAGAACAAAGCTATTCCAGAGGCAGTGAGCCAGCGCATGGTAAAGCGAATGGCCTTTTTTTGCGGCATTCCCACCTCCCTGGGCATATCCACCTTTATTCTCAGCTATATCGTGGTTAGCCATGCTTGGTTCACACTACCGACCCCGGTCGTAGTTTTGACCAGCATGGGCTTTTTCGGTCTGGGAGTTTTGGGGTTGAGCTATGGTGTCCTTTCCGCATCATGGGAAGAAGAAACACCAGGCAGCATATTCGGATGGGAACAATTTACCGTCAACTGGGGACGAATGACGGCGGCATGGCGATCGGGTAAGCAAAAAAATTAA
- the aroF gene encoding 3-deoxy-7-phosphoheptulonate synthase → MIVVMKIGSPEVEIARVSQDLTTWGLTPEKIVGKHKVVIGLVGDTADLDPLQIQEISPWIEQVLRVEQPFKRASLEFRHGEPSEVVVPTPNGPVAFGQHHPLVVTAGPCSVENEQMIVETARRVKAAGAQFLRGGAYKPRTSPYAFQGHGESALQLLAAARQATGLGIITELMDAADLDVLGEYADVIQIGARNMQNFSLLKKVGAQPKPVLLKRGMAATIEDWLMAAEYILAAGNPNVILCERGIRTFDRQYARNTLDLAVVPVLRTLTHLPIMIDPSHGTGRAEYVPSMAMAAIAAGADSLMIEVHPNPAKALSDGPQSLTPERFDRLMQEMAVIGKAVGRWPQPVAALAS, encoded by the coding sequence ATGATCGTCGTCATGAAAATCGGCTCCCCAGAAGTCGAGATTGCCCGTGTTAGCCAAGATCTCACAACCTGGGGACTGACACCAGAAAAAATAGTCGGTAAGCATAAAGTAGTGATCGGGTTAGTTGGCGATACCGCCGACCTCGACCCACTACAAATTCAGGAAATCAGCCCCTGGATAGAACAAGTGCTGCGCGTAGAACAGCCCTTCAAACGCGCCAGCTTAGAGTTCCGTCACGGCGAACCCTCCGAAGTAGTAGTTCCTACTCCCAACGGGCCTGTAGCTTTTGGTCAGCACCATCCTCTCGTCGTCACCGCTGGGCCTTGTTCCGTTGAGAACGAACAAATGATTGTCGAAACGGCGCGACGGGTAAAGGCAGCAGGGGCGCAGTTCTTGCGTGGAGGTGCTTACAAGCCTCGCACTTCCCCTTATGCTTTCCAAGGTCACGGCGAGAGTGCGTTGCAATTGCTGGCAGCAGCACGACAAGCCACCGGCCTCGGTATTATCACGGAATTGATGGATGCCGCCGATTTAGATGTTCTAGGCGAATACGCTGATGTCATTCAAATCGGTGCCCGCAATATGCAGAATTTCTCACTGCTCAAAAAAGTGGGGGCGCAACCAAAGCCAGTCTTGCTAAAACGGGGAATGGCAGCTACAATAGAAGATTGGTTGATGGCTGCTGAATATATCTTAGCGGCTGGCAACCCGAATGTGATTTTGTGCGAGCGGGGTATTCGCACATTCGATCGCCAGTACGCACGCAACACCCTAGATTTGGCGGTAGTACCTGTATTGCGTACCCTTACCCATTTGCCCATCATGATCGACCCCAGCCACGGTACCGGACGAGCCGAATACGTACCTTCAATGGCAATGGCGGCGATCGCAGCTGGCGCGGACTCGCTGATGATTGAAGTACACCCCAACCCAGCCAAAGCTTTGTCTGATGGCCCGCAATCTTTAACACCAGAAAGATTCGATCGCTTGATGCAAGAAATGGCTGTCATCGGTAAGGCAGTCGGACGCTGGCCTCAACCAGTTGCAGCACTTGCCTCCTAA
- a CDS encoding DUF1257 domain-containing protein: MSHFSTLRTKITDAEILKTSLRDLGITVKSNADVRGYNGQRVRADLVAVLEGEYDLGWSRNSDGTFDLIADLWGVAKKHNQTELINSINQKYAVNKTLAEVKQRGLQNANVKLVVQK, translated from the coding sequence ATGTCTCACTTTAGCACTCTGCGGACCAAAATCACCGATGCCGAAATCCTTAAAACTTCTCTGCGCGACCTGGGTATCACGGTGAAGAGCAACGCCGATGTCCGTGGATACAACGGTCAACGGGTTCGAGCTGACTTGGTTGCAGTTTTGGAAGGCGAATACGATTTGGGTTGGTCTCGCAATAGCGACGGCACTTTCGACCTGATTGCTGACCTGTGGGGTGTTGCTAAGAAGCACAACCAAACCGAGCTGATCAACTCTATCAATCAGAAGTACGCTGTTAACAAGACTTTGGCAGAAGTGAAGCAGCGCGGTCTGCAAAACGCGAATGTGAAGTTGGTAGTGCAAAAATAA
- the ycf46 gene encoding stress-responsive protein Ycf46 gives MKEELSVLVQAQYPLIYLVTSEEERAEQAIATIAQMKPARRVYVWTVTQGMSEYGHPRTIQHNTVSPQAAIEWAMNRQRDPQRDSSIFIFKDLHPFFNDPQTTRWLRDAIASFKGTQKSIILMSPVQTIPIELEKEVVVLDFALPDMAELNQVLTQQLDPARARRLTTEAREKLLRAALGLTRDEAEKVYRKAQVTNGRLTEAEVDIVLSEKRQLIRRNGILEYIEEDETIDAVGGLEELKKWLKQRSNAFTERAREYGLPQPKGMLILGVPGCGKSLIAKTTSRLWGLPLLRLDMGRVYDGSMVGRSEANLRNALKTAESISPVILFIDELDKAFAGSAGSSDSDGGTSSRIFGSFLTWMQEKTSPVFVMATANRVERLPGEFLRKGRFDEIFFVDLPTLEERQEIFKIHLSKRRREVSRFDLEQLGKVSDGFSGAEIEQALVAAMYEAFAQDREFTQLDIIAAIKATQPLSRTMTEQVTALRDWARQRARPAASSVAEYQRMEF, from the coding sequence ATGAAAGAAGAACTAAGCGTTCTCGTTCAAGCTCAATACCCTCTGATCTACCTCGTTACTTCCGAGGAAGAGCGGGCAGAGCAGGCAATCGCAACAATCGCTCAAATGAAACCCGCACGACGGGTATATGTCTGGACAGTGACTCAAGGTATGTCAGAATACGGTCACCCTCGAACTATCCAGCATAATACCGTCTCGCCACAAGCAGCGATTGAGTGGGCGATGAATAGACAGCGAGACCCACAGCGAGATTCTAGTATTTTCATCTTCAAAGATCTGCATCCATTTTTTAACGATCCTCAGACTACGCGGTGGCTCAGGGATGCGATCGCCAGCTTTAAAGGCACCCAAAAAAGCATCATCTTGATGTCACCGGTGCAGACTATTCCGATAGAGCTGGAGAAGGAAGTTGTAGTTCTGGACTTCGCACTGCCGGACATGGCTGAGCTGAATCAGGTGTTGACGCAGCAGTTAGATCCAGCTCGTGCCCGCAGGCTGACGACCGAAGCGCGGGAAAAACTTCTGAGAGCAGCTCTGGGACTGACGAGAGATGAAGCCGAAAAGGTGTACCGTAAAGCCCAAGTTACAAACGGTCGCCTCACTGAGGCAGAAGTAGACATTGTACTCTCCGAGAAGAGACAGTTGATTCGTCGCAACGGTATTCTAGAGTACATTGAGGAAGACGAAACAATTGATGCGGTGGGCGGTTTGGAAGAGCTAAAAAAATGGCTCAAACAACGCTCCAACGCTTTTACAGAACGAGCCAGAGAATACGGACTACCACAGCCAAAAGGGATGCTAATCTTAGGCGTACCGGGTTGCGGCAAGTCCCTCATTGCTAAAACAACTTCTCGTCTTTGGGGTTTGCCACTACTGCGACTGGACATGGGCCGTGTGTACGATGGCTCGATGGTGGGTCGCTCAGAGGCTAATCTGAGAAATGCGCTGAAAACAGCCGAATCTATTTCCCCGGTTATTCTATTTATCGACGAGTTAGATAAAGCTTTTGCAGGTAGTGCAGGCTCATCGGACTCAGATGGAGGTACCTCTAGCCGGATATTTGGCTCCTTCCTCACATGGATGCAAGAGAAAACCTCCCCAGTCTTTGTGATGGCAACGGCGAACAGAGTCGAACGCTTACCTGGGGAATTTTTGAGGAAGGGTCGCTTTGATGAAATTTTCTTCGTAGATTTGCCAACTCTAGAAGAACGCCAAGAGATATTTAAGATTCACTTATCTAAGCGTCGCCGAGAAGTGTCTCGCTTTGACTTGGAACAGCTCGGTAAAGTCTCTGATGGCTTCTCTGGAGCAGAAATTGAGCAGGCGCTGGTTGCCGCAATGTACGAAGCCTTTGCTCAAGATAGAGAATTCACGCAGCTAGATATCATTGCCGCGATTAAAGCCACACAACCGCTGTCGAGAACAATGACGGAACAGGTTACGGCCTTGCGAGATTGGGCCAGACAGCGTGCGCGGCCTGCTGCATCCTCCGTAGCTGAATATCAGCGAATGGAGTTTTAA
- the purM gene encoding phosphoribosylformylglycinamidine cyclo-ligase, with product MDYREAGVDVEAGRAFVEGIRNLVHRTHRSEVIGGLGGFSGYFRLPTGFKEPVLVSGTDGVGTKLKIAQDLNCHETIGIDLVAMCVNDVLTSGAEPLFFLDYLATGQLDRSQLTQVIAGITEGCQLAGCTLLGGETAEMPGFYGAGVYDLAGFCVGIVERSQLLDGEQVKVGDIAIGLASAGVHSNGYSLVRKIVERNNFSWSDTPPQLSGQSLGDVLLAPTRIYVKPVLAARAAGIQIHGMAHVTGGGLPENLPRCLGKGQSIRIDIGSWPILPIFDWLAVSGEVSPKAMFDTFNMGIGYMLLVSPEQTKQTISWFESHNIAAYAIGEVIAGNGGAIGLP from the coding sequence ATGGATTATCGAGAAGCAGGTGTAGATGTTGAAGCGGGTCGTGCTTTTGTGGAGGGAATACGCAATCTGGTACATCGTACTCATCGATCGGAAGTGATTGGTGGGTTGGGTGGTTTTAGCGGTTACTTCCGGTTACCGACAGGGTTTAAAGAGCCTGTTTTGGTTTCGGGTACGGATGGTGTTGGCACAAAGCTCAAGATAGCGCAAGACCTTAACTGTCATGAAACGATCGGTATCGATCTGGTGGCAATGTGCGTTAACGATGTTCTCACTTCCGGGGCAGAACCTTTGTTTTTTTTAGATTATTTAGCTACGGGTCAGCTGGATCGATCGCAACTGACTCAGGTGATTGCGGGGATTACGGAGGGCTGTCAGCTGGCCGGTTGTACGCTGTTGGGTGGAGAAACGGCGGAAATGCCGGGATTTTATGGGGCGGGAGTATACGATTTGGCTGGTTTTTGTGTGGGGATTGTGGAAAGAAGCCAGCTGCTTGATGGAGAGCAGGTTAAAGTTGGGGATATTGCGATCGGCTTAGCTTCTGCGGGTGTTCACAGCAACGGTTATAGTTTGGTTCGCAAAATTGTCGAGCGCAATAATTTTAGCTGGAGCGATACGCCTCCACAGTTGTCCGGCCAGAGTTTGGGAGATGTTCTGCTTGCCCCGACTCGCATCTATGTTAAGCCGGTTCTGGCAGCACGAGCAGCTGGAATTCAAATACATGGTATGGCTCACGTAACTGGTGGGGGATTGCCAGAAAATTTACCTCGCTGCTTGGGAAAAGGCCAATCTATTCGTATTGATATTGGTAGTTGGCCGATTTTACCGATTTTTGATTGGTTAGCTGTCTCAGGTGAAGTCAGTCCAAAAGCGATGTTCGATACATTCAACATGGGAATTGGATATATGTTGCTAGTATCGCCAGAACAGACAAAGCAGACAATTAGCTGGTTTGAGTCCCATAATATTGCTGCCTATGCGATCGGTGAGGTGATTGCTGGAAATGGTGGTGCGATCGGCCTACCCTAG